A genome region from Nitrospira sp. includes the following:
- a CDS encoding cytochrome c, giving the protein MKALMSVGALLGVLGLLMLIGMIFGVIPSNTVRLVEGYMPMQVLSELAIFVAGFTGLSYLANSMGMAFPRFWQGVLFWAFIQAYLKFRIYPPIPFSVRAMYGTVSFVAVFMWVSANEEDWKKFRQPILNVLDANTGFHKALRTMYLILLPILIGGFSFMTMKPSVDEPIELRTVHPAPPASTKVHGKTYTLQTSQNPFRVNLEGKYDQAYSNKLIVEQGMGRLMAPNANPWDDKAEGYLKYVREGGEIFFQNCHFCHGDNLNGRGLHAFAFNPIPANFTDPGTIAQLQETFIFWRVAKGGIGLPNEGFPWASVMPPWEQHLTTDEIWKVILFEYWHTGYYPRTWD; this is encoded by the coding sequence ATGAAAGCATTAATGTCAGTCGGGGCACTGCTCGGAGTCCTGGGACTGCTCATGTTGATCGGCATGATCTTCGGAGTGATTCCCTCGAATACGGTCAGGCTCGTTGAGGGCTATATGCCCATGCAGGTATTGAGTGAGCTAGCTATATTTGTGGCTGGTTTTACCGGCCTCAGCTATCTGGCCAATTCAATGGGAATGGCCTTCCCTCGGTTCTGGCAGGGAGTGTTGTTTTGGGCATTTATCCAAGCCTACCTGAAGTTTCGTATCTATCCGCCAATTCCGTTCAGCGTGCGTGCGATGTACGGAACCGTGTCATTCGTTGCGGTATTTATGTGGGTCTCCGCGAACGAAGAGGATTGGAAGAAGTTTCGTCAGCCTATCCTGAATGTCCTGGATGCCAATACTGGATTCCACAAGGCGCTCAGAACGATGTATCTCATTCTGTTGCCCATCCTTATCGGCGGATTCTCCTTCATGACCATGAAGCCAAGTGTGGATGAGCCGATTGAGCTTCGGACGGTACATCCGGCACCGCCAGCCAGCACGAAGGTGCACGGCAAGACCTATACGTTGCAAACATCACAGAATCCATTCCGGGTGAATCTCGAAGGCAAATATGATCAGGCCTACAGCAATAAGTTGATCGTGGAGCAGGGCATGGGGAGATTAATGGCCCCGAATGCCAACCCTTGGGATGACAAAGCTGAAGGTTATCTGAAGTACGTGCGAGAGGGTGGTGAAATATTCTTCCAGAATTGCCACTTCTGTCACGGTGACAACCTGAACGGCCGCGGTCTGCATGCCTTTGCGTTTAATCCGATTCCCGCTAACTTCACGGATCCGGGAACGATCGCCCAGTTGCAGGAAACCTTCATTTTCTGGCGCGTCGCTAAAGGCGGAATTGGGTTGCCGAACGAAGGATTCCCTTGGGCGTCAGTCATGCCACCATGGGAACAGCACCTGACCACTGATGAAATCTGGAAGGTGATCTTGTTCGAATATTGGCACACGGGATACTATCCTCGGACATGGGACTAA
- a CDS encoding cytochrome ubiquinol oxidase subunit I, whose amino-acid sequence MGSVTRTKLMSIMALCAMIGLLLMPILVAIPALASDGGAPAAGVKAEGGDAKKVEKGKDVYYKTEGIVSGPPAPKTTDSDKDYPRYNFESRVLLWFANQQHLYYGSFVLAVPIFCMVIEFMGVVTKDKAMAKRYDQLAYDFIKISLTAYSLTAILGGILIFTFLTLYPAFFQYLSGIFRPVMHIYALMFVAESGTLYIYYYGWDKMKEGFLKWIHLSMSVVLNVIGTILMFLANSWIGFMMSPAGVDEQGRYLGNIWHVIHTALWNPLNLHRILGNMAFGGGVVAAYAAYRFLSAKTDEERAHYDWMGYIAMALGVAFLIPLPFAGYWLMREVYAYRQQMGITLMGGLLAWLFIIQATMIGILFLSTNYYLWQALGRMRGAEKYQRYIKYLVFLLTCGFLVFITPHTIVMTPAELKAMGGQQHPVLGNYGVMSAKNGGINVIITTTVLSFVWYMRGNKVSTVSWAKFGNIFMGCFFFFAYLNIIMLAIYGYYIPANVRVGLSVPQVATTLSCLFFMFALNSVMMKGAKQMGPIEWGKISARSQYALIMLATAFTWMMGLMGYIRSSVRLFWHVNEIMRDNSPWAYTHTVGFAANMISANVLFFWISIMFVFWLGALAAKKAPVEVKAAVPGRATAPAVGH is encoded by the coding sequence ATGGGCTCTGTAACCCGCACGAAGTTGATGTCGATCATGGCGCTGTGCGCAATGATCGGCCTCCTCCTCATGCCTATTCTGGTTGCGATCCCTGCTCTTGCTAGCGACGGTGGCGCTCCTGCCGCTGGCGTGAAGGCGGAGGGTGGTGACGCAAAGAAGGTTGAGAAGGGTAAGGACGTTTATTACAAGACGGAGGGCATTGTCTCGGGTCCGCCGGCTCCGAAAACCACGGATAGCGACAAGGACTATCCGCGGTACAACTTTGAGAGTCGCGTCCTGCTCTGGTTTGCTAACCAGCAGCATCTTTACTACGGCAGCTTCGTGTTGGCTGTTCCTATTTTCTGTATGGTCATCGAATTCATGGGGGTCGTCACCAAGGATAAGGCCATGGCTAAGCGCTACGATCAGCTGGCCTACGACTTTATTAAGATCAGTCTGACGGCCTACTCGTTGACGGCTATTCTGGGCGGCATTCTGATCTTCACCTTCCTCACGCTCTACCCTGCCTTTTTCCAATACCTCTCGGGTATCTTTAGGCCGGTCATGCATATCTATGCATTGATGTTCGTGGCGGAGAGTGGGACGCTGTACATCTATTACTATGGCTGGGACAAGATGAAGGAGGGATTCCTGAAGTGGATTCACCTCAGCATGTCCGTTGTCCTCAACGTCATTGGTACTATCCTGATGTTCCTGGCGAACTCATGGATTGGTTTCATGATGTCACCTGCCGGAGTCGATGAGCAGGGACGGTACCTGGGGAACATTTGGCACGTGATCCACACGGCCTTGTGGAATCCGCTCAATCTGCACCGAATCTTGGGTAATATGGCATTTGGCGGCGGCGTCGTCGCGGCCTATGCGGCCTACCGATTCCTGTCGGCAAAAACCGATGAAGAGCGCGCCCACTATGACTGGATGGGTTATATCGCGATGGCGCTCGGCGTGGCGTTCCTCATTCCCTTGCCGTTCGCTGGTTACTGGTTGATGCGCGAAGTTTATGCCTATCGTCAGCAGATGGGTATTACCTTGATGGGCGGTTTGTTGGCGTGGTTGTTCATCATTCAGGCCACCATGATCGGTATTCTCTTTCTCAGCACCAACTACTATCTCTGGCAAGCATTGGGCCGGATGCGAGGGGCGGAGAAGTATCAGCGCTATATCAAGTATCTCGTGTTCTTGCTGACCTGCGGATTCCTGGTCTTTATTACGCCGCATACGATCGTTATGACTCCCGCCGAGTTGAAGGCGATGGGTGGTCAGCAGCACCCGGTGCTAGGCAACTACGGTGTCATGTCGGCCAAGAACGGCGGCATCAACGTGATCATTACGACCACCGTTCTTAGTTTCGTCTGGTACATGCGAGGCAATAAGGTCTCGACGGTGTCGTGGGCGAAGTTCGGGAACATCTTCATGGGATGTTTCTTCTTCTTCGCGTACCTCAACATCATTATGTTGGCTATCTACGGCTACTATATTCCAGCCAACGTGCGCGTCGGATTGTCTGTCCCGCAGGTGGCTACCACGTTGTCCTGCCTCTTCTTCATGTTCGCCCTGAATAGCGTCATGATGAAGGGTGCGAAGCAGATGGGACCGATTGAGTGGGGTAAAATTTCAGCCCGCTCGCAGTATGCCCTCATCATGTTGGCGACAGCGTTTACGTGGATGATGGGCCTGATGGGTTACATCAGGTCGTCCGTCCGCCTGTTTTGGCACGTCAATGAAATTATGCGCGATAACTCACCATGGGCCTACACCCATACCGTGGGATTCGCTGCGAATATGATTTCGGCCAACGTGCTCTTTTTCTGGATTTCTATCATGTTCGTCTTTTGGTTAGGGGCCCTTGCTGCTAAGAAAGCTCCTGTCGAAGTGAAGGCGGCTGTGCCCGGTCGGGCGACGGCGCCAGCAGTTGGTCACTAA
- the argS gene encoding arginine--tRNA ligase — MTQGVVQDKVSQALVGALRSAQQRGMLKLEQMPVVNLEAPKRPEWGDVSCTVAMSLSASERRPPFEIAQIIVDHIEQRDALFSRAEIARPGFLNLTVKRELWMEVLREIEAQGPKYGHSQVGQGRRVLVEYVSANPTGPLHVGHGRGAAVGQALVRLLRATGHDVVSEYYVNDAGRQMKLLGVSVLARYLEACGQAGVFPEDGYHGGYIREVAEHVKAEQGTALLSLPAVEAEQRSKEFAYRELLELIRQDLETFGIAFESWFSEASLLSSGAVEEVLGELKRRDLVFDQDGAQWFRSSAFGDEKDRVVRKQEGDYTYLASDIAYHRDKLRRGFDLLVDVWGADHHGYIPRMQAVVQAYGYPKERLRVVLVQMVNLLRGGQKVEMSKRSGEFITLREVMDEVGADAAKFFFLMRDSSTHLDFDLELAKQQSQENPVYYVQYVHARIASLRRVAASRGIACLLPSQADLNLLEDPDELALIRKLSTFPVVLQASAVELEPHRMAYYLRELAGMVHPFYNKHRILPPAPDSDVTTAVSPEQVSSSGRSAEAMTPGLTGARLALMWAVQQVVRNGLNVLGVSAPEQM; from the coding sequence GTGACTCAGGGTGTGGTGCAAGATAAGGTCAGTCAGGCGTTGGTCGGGGCACTTCGATCGGCACAGCAACGAGGGATGCTGAAGCTTGAGCAGATGCCGGTGGTCAATCTCGAAGCCCCGAAGCGCCCCGAGTGGGGTGATGTCTCGTGCACCGTCGCCATGTCGTTATCGGCCTCGGAACGCCGACCACCGTTTGAAATCGCTCAGATTATTGTGGATCACATCGAGCAGCGAGATGCGTTGTTCAGCCGGGCGGAGATCGCGCGACCGGGGTTTCTGAATCTCACGGTCAAGCGAGAGCTGTGGATGGAGGTGCTGCGCGAGATTGAAGCGCAGGGTCCCAAGTATGGCCACAGCCAAGTGGGGCAAGGCCGGCGAGTGCTGGTGGAGTATGTCAGTGCCAATCCAACCGGGCCGTTGCATGTCGGGCATGGCCGAGGTGCCGCTGTGGGGCAAGCCTTGGTCCGTCTCTTACGCGCGACCGGGCACGATGTCGTCAGTGAGTATTACGTGAACGATGCGGGTCGGCAGATGAAGTTGCTGGGCGTGTCGGTTCTGGCTCGGTATCTCGAGGCCTGTGGACAGGCTGGAGTCTTTCCGGAGGACGGCTACCACGGCGGGTATATTCGCGAAGTCGCCGAACATGTGAAGGCAGAGCAGGGGACCGCGCTCCTCTCGCTTCCTGCTGTTGAGGCGGAACAGCGCAGCAAAGAGTTCGCCTACCGGGAATTGCTGGAGCTCATTCGGCAGGATCTGGAGACATTCGGGATCGCCTTTGAATCCTGGTTCAGTGAAGCCTCATTGTTGTCCTCCGGCGCTGTGGAAGAGGTATTGGGTGAACTGAAACGCAGAGACCTTGTCTTCGATCAGGATGGCGCGCAATGGTTTCGATCCTCTGCATTCGGCGACGAAAAAGATCGCGTTGTTCGGAAGCAGGAGGGGGACTACACCTACCTGGCGTCAGACATCGCCTATCATCGAGATAAGTTGCGGCGCGGTTTTGATCTGCTGGTCGATGTGTGGGGCGCCGACCATCATGGGTATATTCCGCGGATGCAGGCGGTGGTGCAAGCCTACGGGTATCCGAAGGAGCGGCTGCGAGTCGTACTGGTACAGATGGTAAACCTCCTGCGGGGCGGTCAGAAGGTCGAGATGTCCAAGCGGTCCGGCGAGTTCATCACGCTACGCGAGGTGATGGATGAGGTGGGGGCCGATGCCGCCAAGTTTTTCTTTCTCATGCGCGATTCGAGCACACATCTGGATTTCGATTTGGAATTAGCCAAACAGCAATCGCAAGAGAATCCGGTCTACTACGTTCAGTATGTGCACGCTCGCATAGCCAGTCTCCGACGCGTGGCGGCCTCGCGAGGTATTGCTTGTCTCCTTCCAAGTCAGGCCGATCTCAATTTGCTGGAAGACCCTGATGAACTCGCGCTCATTCGGAAACTGTCGACGTTCCCGGTGGTCTTGCAGGCGAGTGCCGTCGAGTTGGAGCCGCATCGAATGGCGTACTATCTTCGTGAATTGGCCGGCATGGTGCACCCCTTTTATAACAAGCACCGAATTCTCCCTCCGGCACCGGACAGCGATGTGACCACCGCCGTTTCTCCTGAGCAGGTGAGCTCTTCAGGCCGATCGGCGGAGGCGATGACGCCAGGCCTCACTGGTGCCAGACTGGCACTGATGTGGGCGGTGCAGCAGGTGGTTCGAAACGGGTTGAACGTGTTGGGCGTGTCAGCCCCTGAGCAGATGTAG
- a CDS encoding c-type cytochrome, which translates to MNVKPTPIIGAALGALILSASAVGLGHAADLPEGFAKAELSPAPPAEMIEAGKRVYFTKCVWCHGVDGAGDGPGADRLWPRPRNFNQGTFKIRHTASGELPLFNYNEKNPDSGKNDLLDTVTHGLPGSAMPPWEGILTEEQRVQVLSFVTTQLVKDRKFTDKQSETQTVLQLGTLKPAEATEESIKKGAQLIVDKKCIECHGVEGRGDGNAFNLKDDWGFSIQPADWHKCWNFRGSRQDPYNVRNIFRTFSTGVNGTPMPSFADSTSVEDRWSIANFVNSLCERDVEGKPLGIDPLTDKPKINFVVPSAAVEGEISNDPENEMWKKQGRRYVAMGGQITHKPRNFVNRIDDIWVKSLYNEKNVVYLIQWDDRTKSVAEGKLPWAPTQVNVENFGVKEQAPKTGEEGSIAAAQNNYAVYNDGIAFQFPIKWQEIPAPFKPRYLWGDAKFNADILKWEADGSLRSFKGTGWDQDFEERDDFEEKVKLLKSEWKNGQWTVMISRPLKGDKDDYDEYTRFDIGKYIPMVFFAWDGHNGDAGRKMAVSAFYYTILQPPIPQEVYIYPAVIAVGVVFLEGWMLTRRANKKKGKVL; encoded by the coding sequence ATGAACGTAAAGCCGACCCCGATTATCGGAGCGGCCTTAGGTGCCCTTATCCTTTCCGCCAGCGCGGTTGGATTGGGCCACGCTGCAGATCTTCCGGAAGGTTTCGCAAAGGCGGAATTGTCTCCGGCACCTCCAGCGGAAATGATTGAAGCAGGAAAGCGGGTGTATTTCACCAAGTGCGTATGGTGTCACGGAGTTGATGGCGCCGGTGACGGACCAGGTGCTGATCGGCTCTGGCCGCGGCCGAGGAATTTCAATCAGGGCACGTTTAAGATTCGCCATACGGCAAGTGGAGAGTTGCCGCTGTTCAACTATAACGAGAAGAACCCTGATTCCGGAAAGAACGACCTTCTCGATACGGTTACGCATGGACTTCCAGGATCTGCCATGCCTCCGTGGGAAGGCATTTTGACCGAGGAACAGCGTGTTCAGGTCTTGTCGTTTGTGACCACGCAATTGGTCAAGGATCGTAAGTTTACGGACAAACAATCTGAGACGCAAACCGTACTTCAGCTCGGTACCCTCAAGCCTGCTGAAGCGACGGAAGAAAGCATTAAGAAGGGCGCTCAGTTGATTGTCGACAAAAAGTGTATCGAGTGCCATGGGGTAGAAGGTCGAGGAGATGGAAACGCTTTCAATCTAAAAGATGACTGGGGCTTTTCGATCCAGCCTGCGGATTGGCACAAGTGTTGGAACTTCCGTGGGAGCCGCCAAGATCCGTACAACGTGCGGAATATTTTCCGCACGTTCTCGACGGGTGTCAACGGCACGCCGATGCCCTCATTCGCCGATAGTACGTCGGTGGAAGATCGGTGGAGCATTGCCAATTTCGTCAACTCGTTGTGCGAGCGTGATGTTGAAGGTAAGCCGCTCGGCATCGATCCGCTGACCGATAAGCCGAAGATTAACTTCGTTGTTCCTTCCGCTGCCGTCGAAGGGGAAATTTCAAACGACCCTGAGAATGAAATGTGGAAGAAGCAGGGCCGTCGTTATGTTGCGATGGGCGGTCAGATCACCCATAAGCCACGTAACTTTGTGAATCGTATCGATGATATCTGGGTTAAGTCGCTGTACAACGAAAAGAATGTGGTGTACTTGATCCAGTGGGATGACCGGACGAAGAGTGTTGCCGAAGGAAAGCTTCCTTGGGCGCCGACTCAAGTCAATGTTGAGAACTTCGGTGTCAAGGAGCAGGCTCCGAAAACCGGAGAAGAGGGGTCAATCGCTGCTGCTCAGAACAACTATGCCGTCTATAACGATGGTATCGCGTTCCAATTCCCGATCAAGTGGCAGGAGATCCCTGCCCCATTTAAACCACGATATTTGTGGGGAGATGCGAAGTTCAACGCGGACATCTTGAAGTGGGAGGCGGATGGTTCGCTCCGTTCCTTCAAGGGAACTGGTTGGGATCAGGACTTCGAGGAGCGTGACGATTTCGAAGAAAAAGTTAAGCTCCTGAAGTCAGAGTGGAAGAACGGGCAATGGACCGTCATGATCTCCCGTCCCCTGAAGGGCGACAAAGATGATTATGATGAGTACACGCGGTTCGATATCGGTAAGTACATCCCGATGGTCTTTTTTGCCTGGGATGGACATAATGGCGACGCCGGACGCAAGATGGCCGTGTCGGCCTTCTATTACACGATCTTGCAGCCTCCGATCCCGCAGGAAGTGTACATCTATCCCGCGGTGATTGCTGTTGGCGTGGTGTTTTTGGAAGGGTGGATGCTGACCCGCCGTGCCAACAAGAAAAAGGGTAAGGTCCTCTAA
- a CDS encoding SUMF1/EgtB/PvdO family nonheme iron enzyme — translation MLETRFKVIFLLVVLFAASLPIIAILRGTVSTPFEAEPQPVEQDQEGSNPESASVEEPLEEELVVIPGGPFVFGTNRGGFDEQPERTIYLDQFQIDRYEVTNAQYAAFVKATGHRKSGPPPRYAKNTLRMRGVNQPAVYVSWEDAKAYCEWRGRRLPTEAEWEKAMRGPDGRLWPWGNVEVPNGANWARVDDGFEVAAPVGRVKSDASPYGVMDGAGNVMEWVGDWYLEGAYAAAADRNPQSPEYGTYKVLRGAAYTSAGSDLRITARSKMMADFRDETIGFRCAQSSVGTTQSGAGPAAEKIIGNQSSRGSETRPK, via the coding sequence ATGCTCGAAACGCGATTCAAAGTGATCTTCCTTTTGGTGGTGCTGTTTGCCGCGAGCTTGCCCATCATAGCGATTCTTCGCGGAACGGTTTCCACTCCGTTTGAGGCTGAGCCCCAACCGGTTGAGCAGGACCAGGAAGGCTCGAATCCTGAGTCGGCCTCCGTCGAAGAGCCTCTTGAAGAAGAGCTCGTCGTAATTCCTGGTGGGCCGTTTGTGTTTGGGACCAATCGGGGTGGGTTCGATGAGCAGCCTGAGCGGACCATTTACCTCGACCAATTTCAAATCGATCGCTATGAAGTGACCAACGCGCAATATGCCGCATTTGTAAAAGCCACTGGGCATCGGAAGTCCGGACCTCCCCCCCGGTATGCCAAAAATACGCTGCGAATGCGCGGGGTGAATCAGCCGGCGGTGTATGTGTCCTGGGAGGATGCGAAGGCGTACTGCGAATGGCGCGGCAGGCGATTGCCCACTGAGGCGGAGTGGGAGAAGGCGATGCGCGGGCCTGACGGGCGCCTGTGGCCATGGGGAAACGTTGAGGTGCCGAACGGGGCGAATTGGGCTCGAGTGGACGACGGCTTTGAGGTGGCGGCGCCGGTCGGGCGAGTGAAGAGTGATGCTAGCCCATACGGGGTCATGGACGGTGCCGGCAACGTCATGGAGTGGGTGGGTGATTGGTATCTGGAGGGTGCCTATGCTGCGGCTGCCGATCGTAACCCACAAAGTCCTGAGTACGGAACCTATAAGGTGTTGCGAGGGGCGGCCTATACCAGCGCAGGGTCCGATTTACGCATCACCGCACGCAGCAAGATGATGGCGGACTTTCGGGATGAAACCATCGGCTTTCGATGTGCTCAATCGAGTGTGGGAACTACCCAGTCTGGAGCAGGACCAGCCGCGGAGAAAATCATAGGAAATCAAAGTAGTAGAGGATCAGAAACACGGCCAAAATGA
- a CDS encoding nitric oxide reductase, with translation MIELIKAALAMGWPALGILVALMFYFKASISDPVANKRAVFKTFIGIIGAVLLFMAIANYKMNFFEESRLLPVSLVLITSMSFMMALYFTNISALLKIGGFMFFIAAALSGYGNWLPQVEGGFPPVEEKKDFSNMPQTELADEGEKIIFGGVGQNKVQGAIGKGQCPLCHAFHKGMLGERAPNLDGLPERAGTQIDDPRYHKGNAAARDSDQKEAFPGSGTAENGQEYIAESHACPSCFVVAGYGVKGTNDKVSPMPSIHKPPISLSIAELAAVDTWLYVREGREAPSFDEIVKSYEKFIPEADRPKQQAEGDAKAGASALMADGTEPVDQIFAKGQCVACHTIPGIAGATGTIGPKLVEGTNAPLRIKDKDYKGKAKSVPDYIMESIVEPSAYVVKGFPDNTMPKVFGQKLSAGALKKLVDYLSQVHEGKEPPKAS, from the coding sequence GTGATTGAACTCATTAAAGCGGCCTTAGCGATGGGCTGGCCTGCATTAGGGATCCTTGTGGCCCTGATGTTCTATTTTAAGGCGTCCATTTCGGATCCTGTTGCCAACAAGCGTGCGGTGTTCAAGACGTTCATCGGCATCATTGGCGCGGTGCTTCTTTTTATGGCCATCGCCAATTACAAGATGAATTTCTTTGAAGAGTCGAGATTGTTACCAGTGTCGCTGGTCTTGATCACGTCGATGAGCTTCATGATGGCGCTGTATTTCACTAATATCAGTGCCTTGCTGAAGATTGGCGGATTCATGTTTTTTATCGCGGCTGCACTTTCTGGCTATGGTAACTGGTTGCCTCAGGTAGAGGGCGGTTTCCCGCCTGTCGAAGAAAAGAAAGATTTCAGCAATATGCCGCAGACAGAACTTGCCGACGAGGGTGAGAAGATCATCTTTGGCGGAGTCGGGCAGAATAAGGTGCAGGGGGCTATCGGCAAAGGGCAATGTCCCCTCTGTCACGCGTTCCACAAGGGCATGTTGGGTGAGCGAGCGCCAAACCTGGATGGACTTCCGGAGCGTGCAGGGACCCAGATTGATGATCCTCGCTATCACAAGGGTAATGCAGCGGCTCGTGATTCTGACCAGAAGGAAGCATTCCCAGGTTCCGGGACCGCTGAGAATGGGCAAGAATATATTGCAGAATCCCATGCCTGTCCGAGCTGTTTTGTGGTTGCTGGCTACGGCGTGAAGGGCACCAATGACAAAGTGAGCCCAATGCCGTCGATTCACAAGCCACCGATTTCCTTGTCCATTGCGGAATTGGCGGCTGTCGATACATGGCTCTATGTGAGAGAGGGCCGTGAGGCTCCATCTTTTGATGAGATCGTGAAATCGTATGAGAAGTTTATTCCTGAGGCCGACCGTCCGAAGCAGCAGGCCGAGGGTGATGCCAAAGCTGGCGCCAGTGCGTTGATGGCGGATGGGACCGAGCCTGTTGATCAGATTTTTGCCAAAGGTCAGTGCGTGGCCTGCCATACCATCCCTGGTATCGCCGGGGCGACGGGCACGATCGGGCCGAAACTGGTTGAGGGAACGAACGCTCCCTTGCGCATCAAGGACAAGGATTATAAGGGGAAGGCCAAGAGCGTCCCTGATTACATCATGGAATCCATTGTCGAGCCGAGTGCCTACGTGGTGAAGGGTTTCCCGGATAACACTATGCCCAAGGTGTTCGGCCAAAAGCTTAGTGCCGGTGCGCTCAAGAAACTTGTAGATTACCTTTCGCAGGTTCATGAAGGAAAAGAGCCTCCTAAGGCGTCCTAA
- a CDS encoding glycosyltransferase family 9 protein: MTIPAPDDGSKRRVLVIHPGALGDVLLSRPTISTVRAQFPQHEIALLVGQSVGELLCEAGEVDRIFPLESTALSELWAGVDTLRREFRTWLGNCDVAVGWLSDTEGTLSSTLRATGVQSVCLKSASSADLRAEHQSDRYREAILGQDASQAVGTPLILSPMIRERGRLILRGLTRDSQQPVVVLHAGSGSAHKCLDAQRFAPVIQWLAEVGMTPVLLEGPADRDAVERVLEALKGAIPVIRGLDVSIVAGVLSHAELYVGHDSGVTHLAAALSIPTVACFGPTDARRWVPLGHAVSVVSGAPCACLTWSHVAECRERVCLQIAPERIIEACRLLLAKRSTVPAS, translated from the coding sequence GTGACAATTCCCGCTCCGGATGACGGCAGCAAGCGCAGGGTGTTAGTGATTCACCCCGGTGCCCTCGGCGATGTACTGCTCTCCCGCCCCACGATCTCCACGGTTCGAGCTCAGTTTCCTCAACATGAGATAGCGCTCCTGGTCGGACAATCCGTGGGCGAGCTGTTGTGTGAAGCCGGAGAGGTCGATCGAATTTTTCCGCTCGAATCCACTGCGCTGAGTGAATTATGGGCTGGAGTAGATACCCTCCGTCGGGAGTTTCGAACATGGCTCGGCAACTGCGATGTAGCAGTCGGATGGCTTTCGGACACGGAGGGCACCCTCTCGTCGACACTCCGTGCCACAGGTGTCCAGTCTGTTTGTCTCAAGTCTGCTTCGTCCGCTGATCTACGGGCTGAACATCAGTCGGATCGGTATCGTGAGGCCATTCTGGGGCAGGACGCGAGCCAGGCAGTCGGCACTCCACTCATACTCTCACCAATGATTCGAGAACGCGGGAGGCTGATTCTTCGAGGCCTCACTCGCGACAGTCAGCAACCGGTGGTGGTACTGCATGCGGGAAGTGGGAGCGCCCATAAATGTCTCGACGCGCAGCGCTTCGCGCCTGTGATTCAGTGGTTGGCCGAAGTCGGCATGACTCCCGTGTTGCTGGAAGGACCTGCGGATCGTGACGCTGTAGAACGTGTTCTCGAGGCGCTCAAGGGGGCGATACCAGTCATCCGTGGACTGGATGTCTCGATAGTGGCCGGAGTGCTGTCGCATGCGGAACTTTATGTCGGACATGATTCGGGTGTGACGCACCTTGCTGCTGCGTTGTCGATTCCTACGGTTGCCTGTTTCGGTCCTACGGATGCACGTCGTTGGGTGCCGCTCGGTCATGCCGTGTCGGTTGTATCGGGTGCGCCCTGTGCCTGTCTCACTTGGAGCCACGTAGCAGAGTGTCGAGAGCGGGTATGTCTTCAGATTGCTCCCGAGCGGATCATCGAGGCCTGCCGACTATTATTGGCAAAGCGATCGACGGTTCCTGCCTCCTAA
- a CDS encoding molybdenum cofactor guanylyltransferase has translation MSEGVLENVTGVLIAGGKSRRMGRDKRFLQIGGRSVFDQTLSLLMKTFAETIVVLAEPIELLDVRGCRVVYDAIPDAGSLGGLYTGLISATQPRIFAVACDMPFLDVGVIHFMVSCDEAADVVVAELGGRFQPMHAVYSKRCVPFLRAMAEGKNLKIQKLFLTEGLRATVLGESEFSALGAGCRSFQNINTPQDLAAAESPISDKP, from the coding sequence ATGAGTGAAGGAGTACTAGAGAACGTCACAGGAGTATTAATTGCCGGTGGGAAGAGTCGGCGAATGGGGCGCGACAAACGCTTTCTCCAGATTGGGGGGAGGAGTGTGTTTGATCAGACGCTCTCCCTCCTGATGAAGACCTTCGCGGAGACGATTGTGGTGCTTGCTGAACCAATCGAATTGCTGGATGTGCGTGGGTGTCGCGTGGTGTATGACGCAATTCCCGACGCGGGAAGTCTGGGCGGTCTCTATACGGGGCTTATATCGGCTACACAGCCTCGGATATTTGCCGTAGCCTGTGACATGCCGTTTCTGGATGTGGGGGTGATTCATTTCATGGTGTCATGTGATGAAGCGGCCGATGTGGTGGTCGCTGAGCTCGGTGGGCGATTTCAACCCATGCACGCGGTTTATTCCAAACGGTGCGTCCCATTCCTGAGGGCGATGGCTGAAGGCAAGAATCTGAAGATTCAGAAACTGTTTCTAACGGAAGGGCTTCGAGCGACTGTATTGGGCGAGAGTGAGTTTTCCGCTCTAGGTGCAGGCTGCCGCTCGTTTCAGAATATCAATACTCCCCAAGATCTGGCTGCTGCCGAATCACCGATCTCTGACAAACCGTGA